DNA from Sorangium aterium:
CGAGGGCCGTCGGCACGTGCCTCCGGACGAGCCGCTCGCGGAGCCCGGGGCGGCGGACGACACGAGCGATCACCCGATGTTCCAGACCACCTTCGAGCTCGCGCGACCCGGGGATGTCCCGCGCCGCGCCGCGCTCAAGGCGGCGACAGCGGCGCGGCGCTCGCGCGCCCGGCCAGCCACGCCGGTCGATCTGTCGCTGTCCGTCACGGCGTCGGAGCGAGGGCTCGCCGCGACGATGACGTACAGCACCGACGTGTTCGATCCCGGGACCATCGAGCGGCTCCTGGACCACCTCGGCCTCCTGCTCGCGGGCGTCGCGGAGGACGCAGAGCGGCCGATCGCCGAGATTCCGCTGCTCACGCCGGAGGAGCGCCGCCGGATGACCGTGGTCTGGAACGCGACGCGGACCGCCTACCCGCGCGACGCGTGTGTTCATGAGCTCTTCGAGGAGCACGTCGCGCGGACGCCCGACGCCATCGCTGTCATCGAGGGCGGCGAGGCGCTCACCTACCGCGAGCTGAACCGCCGCGCCAACCGGCTCGCTCATCGGATCTCCGCGCGCCGCGCCGGCCCCGATCTGCGCGTGGCCGTCGTTGTCGAACGTTCGTCGAGCGCGCTCGTCGCCCTGCTCGGGGTCCTCAAGGCAGGCGGCGCCTACGTGCCCCTCGATCCGAGCTATCCAGACGAGCGGCTGCGCTTCATGCTGGAGGACGCGGCGGTGAGCCTGGTGCTCGGGCAGCGAGCGCTGGTGACGCGGCTCGACTTCCGCGGGGAGGTCATGTGCCTCGACGAGGACCACGGCGCGCCCGGCGACGACAGAAACCCCGCCATTCCTGCTGCCCCGACCGATCTCGCTTATGTGATGTTCACATCGGGCTCGACCGGCCGGCCCAAGGGCGTTGCCGTCCCGCACCGAGGGGTCGTCCGCCTCGTACGGGACACCGGCTATGTGGCGTTCGGGCCCTCGGATCGCGTGGCCCACGCCTCCAGCCTCTCCTTCGACGCGTCGACGTTCGAGATCTGGGGCGCGCTGCTCAACGGCGCATGCCTCGTCATCGTGTCTCACGAGACGCTGCTGTCGCCGGAAGCGATGCCTGCGCTCCTCCGCCGCGAAGGCATCACCGTCCTGTTCCTGACGACAGCGCTCTTCCACCACCTCGCGCGTGTGGGCCCGGACGCCTTTCAGGGGCTCTCCTACCTCGTCGTCGGCGGCGACGTGCTCAATCCGACGCTGTCCAGAGAGGTGCTCCTGAAAGGCCCCCCGAAGCACCTCGTGAACGGCTACGGTCCGACCGAGAACACGACGTTCTCCACGGCTCACCTCGTGCGCGCGGTCCCGGAGGGCGCCTCCCGCGTGCCGATCGGAAGGCCCATCTCGAACACGCGCGCCTATGTCCTCGACCGCCGGCTCCAGCCGGTGCCGGTGGGGGTCCCCGGTGAGCTCTACGTCGCCGGCGACGGGCTCGCCCGAGGCTACCTGAACCGACCCGATCTGACCGCCGCAGCGTTTGTCCAGAACCCCTTGCCCGAGGAGCCGGGAGAGCGCCTGTACAGGACGGGCGATCAGGTCCGCTATCTGGCCGATGGCTCGCTCGATTTCCTGGGGCGGATCGACGCCCAGGTGAAGATCCGCGGCTTCCGCGTCGAGCTCGGCGAAATCGAGGCGGCGCTGTGCGCGTGCCCCTCCGTGCGCGAGGCCGTTGTCGTGCTCCATGAGCACGCGCCCGGCGACATGCGCCTCGTGGCGTACGTCGTCTCGGACTTCGGCCCGGGCGGCCCTCCGTCGCGCCCGCCGTGCGGGGATCGGTCGCAGGGAGCGGAGGCCGGCGTGGACAGCAGCGGCCCCGCGAGCTGCGGCCCCGCATCCCGCGACCTGTCGAGGAGCCTGCGCCGGTGTCTGCAGGAGAAGCTGCCCGACTACATGATCCCGGCCGCGTTCGTCGTTGTGCCAAAGCTGCCGCTCGCCGCGACAGGGAAGGTCGATCGCAAGACGCTGCCGCCGCCCGACGTCGGCCGGCTGCACGCCGGAGAGCCGGAGAGCTCCCGCTCTCCGATCGAGCGTCAGGTGGCCGAGATCTGGGCGTCCGTCCTCCATACCGACCGCCCGGAGGTCGACGATGACTTCTTCGAGCTCGGCGGAGACTCGCTGCTGGCGGCGCAGGTGCTCCTCCAGGTGCGGACGGTCTTCCATGTCGACGTGCCCGCGCGCCGGCTGTTCGAGTCGCCCACCCTGGCCGGGCTCGCCCGCGCCGTCGAGGAGGCGCTGCGCTGGAAGGCGCGCGGCGCCAGGGGGTCGATGGGCGCGATCGACCTCCGCGCGGAGGCCGCCCTCGCCCCCGACATCCGCCCTTGCGGCTCGCTCGTCGACACGAGCGCTCCGCCTCGCCACGTCTTCCTCACCGGCGCCACGGGGTTCCTGGGCGCCTTTCTCGTGCGCGACCTCCTCACGCAGACGCGCGCCACGGTCCATTGCCTGGTCCGCGCTCCCGACGCCGCCGCAGGCCTGGCGAGGCTCCGGCGGAGCCTGGAGGCCTATTCGCTCTGGGATCCCGCGGCGAGCGCGAGGATCGTCGCCGTGCCTGGCGATCTGAAAGAGCCGCTGCTCGGGCTCACCCCGGCCTGCTTCGAGGCGCTCGCGCAGCGCATCGACGCGATCTACCACGCCGGCGCCGAGGTCAATTACATCAAGCCCTACGCGTCCCACAAGGCGGCGAACGTGCTGGGGACACAGGAGGTCCTGCGGCTCGCTTGCCTGCGCAGGACGAAGCCCGTGCATCACGTCTCGACGATCGGGATCACCGGCCAGATCGGCTATTTCACGGGCGCCCGGACCGTGCGGGAGAGCGATGATCTCGATCGCTGGGTGGACCACCTCCACACGGACATGGGTTATTCCCAGAGCAAGTGGGTTGCCGAGAAGCTCGTGTGGCTCGCGCACGGGCGCGGGGTGCCCGTCACCGTCTTCCGCCCCGGGTTCATCCTGGGTCACAGCCAGACGGGCGCCGCCAACGTGGCCGACTTCGTGAGCAGGATGATCAAAGGCTGCGTCGAGATGGGATGTGCCCCCGACCTCCCCGCGCAGAGCAAGGAATTCGTGACGGTCGATTACGTCAGCCGGGCGATCGTGCACCTGTCCTGCCGGCCGGGCTCGCTGGGGAAGGCGTTCCACCTGGTGCCCCCCTCGTCTCAGCGGCTCGATCTGAACGGCTTCTTCGACCTGCTCGTGTCCCGCGGCTATCCGCTCGTGCGCTTGCCGTACGCGCAATGGTGCGAGCAGCTGCTGGCGTGGATACGGCGATCGGGCGACAGCCCGTTCCTTCCCCTCCTGCCGATGCTGACCGAGAAGGTCCACGGCGACCTGACCCGATGGGAGCTGTACGCGCAGATGCCGGCCTACGACTGCCAGAACACGATCGATGGGCTGGCCGGCACGGCGATCGCGTGTCCCCCGATGGACGCCCGGCTGCTGGACACGCTCCTGGCCTACTACCTGCGCAGCGGGCACCTGAGCGCCCCGGCGCCGGCCGCGAGCGGCGTGCGCCTGGCCGCGCCGAGGGCCCGCAGCCCGCTGCGATGGCAAGATGTCGCGCGCACGCGGCGGGGCGCTCACGGCTGAGCGCGCCTCCCACGCGCGCAGCGCGCCCCTCGCGGAGGCCGCGCGGGCTACCTCTACTGCGGGAAGTTGCCCCGGATCAGCAGAAAAACCGCCAAGGCGCCGAGGCCGCCAAGAGAAGAAGGGGACGGCCGTCCCGGCATTCCCCCTCTTATTCCCCTGGTTTCTTGGCGCCTTTGGCGGCTTGGCGGTTCGCTTCTCAGGGCGACCTCCCGCAGTCGTGCTACCCGCGATCCTCTTCCCGCCGCACCTTCACCGCGCAGGCCTTGTACGACGGCTGCCGGGAGTACTGGTCGAAGGCCGGGAACGTCAGCTTGTTCGTGATCTCGTAGTGCATCGGGACGAATATCTCCCCGGGCTTCACCGAGTTCGTGACGAACGCCCGCGCCTTGATCTCCGCGCGGCGGGAGGCGATGACCACCCACTCGTTCATCTCGATGCCGATCTTCTTCGCGTCGACAGGGCTCAGCTCGACGTAGATCTCCTTCGGATAGAGCCGCTGCAGCACCGCCGACTTCTTGGTCCGCGTCTGCGTGTGCCACTGGCTGGAGCTCCCTCGCCCCGTGAGCAGCGTGAAGGGATACTGCTCGTCGGTCGGCTCCGGCAGCTGGCGGGGCGCCTGGAAGGTGAACTTCGCCTTCTGATCCGGGCGGTAGTACTGGCCGTCCTCGAACAGCCGCCGCTCGTTCGTCTCGAAGGCAGCCCCCTCGGGGTAGGGCCACTGGATGCCGCCGCGCTCGTCGAGCATCGCGTAGCCCTCGATGCCCGTGATGTCGCACGGCTGCCCCTTCGAGAGCCGCTTCATGATCTGGAAGACCGCCTCCGGGCTCTTCCACTCCTTGAACAGCTCGCCGCAGCCCCAGTACTGGGCGACCAGCTGGAAGATGTGAAAGTCCGCCAGCGCCTGGCCCGGGGCCCGCGCGACCTTCTTGACGAGGCCGATGCGCCGCTCCGAGTTGATGAACGTGCCCTCTTTTTCGGCCCACGAGGCGGCCGGCAGGACGAGGTGGGCGCGCTCCGCCGTCTCCGTCGTGGAATACATGTCCTGCACCACGAGGAACTCCAGGCGGCCGAGGAGCTCGTGCAGGTCTTCCTGGTTGATCCAGGAGTGGGCCGGGTTCGTCGCGATGATCCAGAGGCCCTTGATCTTCCCCTTCAAGATGCCTTCGATGATCTGGTCGTAGGCCAGGCTGTTCCGGGTCGGGATGACCTCCTCCGGAATACCGAGGATCCCGGCGATCTTCTTCCGGTGCTCCTCCTTCGTGAAGTCGTGGCCGGCGAACAGGCCCGTCGTGTTGCTGAACATCCGCGAGCCCATCGCGTTGCACTGGCCCGTGATGGAGTTCGCCCCGGTGCCGGGACGGCCGATGTTCCCCGTCATCAGCGCCAGGTTGATGAGCGACTGCGCGACCCGCACGCCCTCGTGGCTCTGGTTGACGCCCATGGTCCACCAGAACGACACCCGCTTCCCGCTGTGGATCTTCTCCGCGAACGACGCGAGCTGCGCCTCGCTGAGCCCCGTCGCCTCGGCGACCCGCGCCGGCGTGAAGTCCTCGACGTTCGCCTTGAACGCCTCGAAATCGACCGTGTGCGCGTCGATGTACCCCTGGTCGATCCACCCGCGCTGGATGAGGATGTGGGCGATGCCGTAGAACAGCGTCAGATCCGACTTCGGATTGAGCGCATAATGCGCCGTCGCCGCCATCGCCGTCTCGGTCTTGCGCGGATCCACGACGAGGATCTCGGGGCGGTTCTTGTTCTT
Protein-coding regions in this window:
- a CDS encoding non-ribosomal peptide synthetase, which encodes MRAHATQARLSHAPGELPRELPALDLATDRPRPPAPSRRRASVSRELPPRLALELDRVRRGSGATLFVTLLSAYAALLYRHTVQSEILIGTPWPRRGGRRGWPAAPGPRHPLVLHARIDEELSFRDLLAQIAAQIASAEGRRHVPPDEPLAEPGAADDTSDHPMFQTTFELARPGDVPRRAALKAATAARRSRARPATPVDLSLSVTASERGLAATMTYSTDVFDPGTIERLLDHLGLLLAGVAEDAERPIAEIPLLTPEERRRMTVVWNATRTAYPRDACVHELFEEHVARTPDAIAVIEGGEALTYRELNRRANRLAHRISARRAGPDLRVAVVVERSSSALVALLGVLKAGGAYVPLDPSYPDERLRFMLEDAAVSLVLGQRALVTRLDFRGEVMCLDEDHGAPGDDRNPAIPAAPTDLAYVMFTSGSTGRPKGVAVPHRGVVRLVRDTGYVAFGPSDRVAHASSLSFDASTFEIWGALLNGACLVIVSHETLLSPEAMPALLRREGITVLFLTTALFHHLARVGPDAFQGLSYLVVGGDVLNPTLSREVLLKGPPKHLVNGYGPTENTTFSTAHLVRAVPEGASRVPIGRPISNTRAYVLDRRLQPVPVGVPGELYVAGDGLARGYLNRPDLTAAAFVQNPLPEEPGERLYRTGDQVRYLADGSLDFLGRIDAQVKIRGFRVELGEIEAALCACPSVREAVVVLHEHAPGDMRLVAYVVSDFGPGGPPSRPPCGDRSQGAEAGVDSSGPASCGPASRDLSRSLRRCLQEKLPDYMIPAAFVVVPKLPLAATGKVDRKTLPPPDVGRLHAGEPESSRSPIERQVAEIWASVLHTDRPEVDDDFFELGGDSLLAAQVLLQVRTVFHVDVPARRLFESPTLAGLARAVEEALRWKARGARGSMGAIDLRAEAALAPDIRPCGSLVDTSAPPRHVFLTGATGFLGAFLVRDLLTQTRATVHCLVRAPDAAAGLARLRRSLEAYSLWDPAASARIVAVPGDLKEPLLGLTPACFEALAQRIDAIYHAGAEVNYIKPYASHKAANVLGTQEVLRLACLRRTKPVHHVSTIGITGQIGYFTGARTVRESDDLDRWVDHLHTDMGYSQSKWVAEKLVWLAHGRGVPVTVFRPGFILGHSQTGAANVADFVSRMIKGCVEMGCAPDLPAQSKEFVTVDYVSRAIVHLSCRPGSLGKAFHLVPPSSQRLDLNGFFDLLVSRGYPLVRLPYAQWCEQLLAWIRRSGDSPFLPLLPMLTEKVHGDLTRWELYAQMPAYDCQNTIDGLAGTAIACPPMDARLLDTLLAYYLRSGHLSAPAPAASGVRLAAPRARSPLRWQDVARTRRGAHG
- a CDS encoding molybdopterin oxidoreductase family protein → MTTSDASDAKKTPPAPKQADNLLLQRNGPLTRELLLTPGEFGLGRVPARLKPDQTTTVVCGFCSTGCGLNVHLKDGEAINLSPNTDYPVNLGMACPKGWEALTPLRATDRATAPLLRNARGKLERVEWDVALRTFVDRFKAIQDAHGKESVAFISTGQIVTEEMAFLGALAKFGMGMLHGDGNTRQCMATAVVAYKEAFGFDAPPYTYRDFEESDVVVLVGSNLCIAHPIMWERLCKNKNRPEILVVDPRKTETAMAATAHYALNPKSDLTLFYGIAHILIQRGWIDQGYIDAHTVDFEAFKANVEDFTPARVAEATGLSEAQLASFAEKIHSGKRVSFWWTMGVNQSHEGVRVAQSLINLALMTGNIGRPGTGANSITGQCNAMGSRMFSNTTGLFAGHDFTKEEHRKKIAGILGIPEEVIPTRNSLAYDQIIEGILKGKIKGLWIIATNPAHSWINQEDLHELLGRLEFLVVQDMYSTTETAERAHLVLPAASWAEKEGTFINSERRIGLVKKVARAPGQALADFHIFQLVAQYWGCGELFKEWKSPEAVFQIMKRLSKGQPCDITGIEGYAMLDERGGIQWPYPEGAAFETNERRLFEDGQYYRPDQKAKFTFQAPRQLPEPTDEQYPFTLLTGRGSSSQWHTQTRTKKSAVLQRLYPKEIYVELSPVDAKKIGIEMNEWVVIASRRAEIKARAFVTNSVKPGEIFVPMHYEITNKLTFPAFDQYSRQPSYKACAVKVRREEDRG